One stretch of Streptomyces agglomeratus DNA includes these proteins:
- a CDS encoding DUF5685 family protein, giving the protein MFGIVRPCSHRLTEGLRTEWMAHLCGLCLALRGDHGQLARVVTNYDGLIVSVLTEAQSERVTGWRRTAGPCPLRAMRTAPVAQGEGARLAAAVSLVLASAKMRDHVADRDGVLARRPVAAAARRVAAGWDRAGARTGASLGFDTALLVDAVDRQAGIEALAGPGTPVLTVTEPAETATAAAFAHTAVLAGRPQNAAPLAEAGRLFGRLAHLLDAVEDLEADAASGAWNPLTATGTGLAEARRLCDDAVHGVRLALRDASFTDDRLAHVLLAHELSRSVDRAFGTTACGHQGQVQAYGTPPPGAGHGGGGPYGANNPYGGGGAGAPGGGYGAYGGPGVPGGPGGPGGPGGMPPGFTGEPHRPGRRGFWAGCAAAVGLCCTCRLCCAKEYEGAWSRKKREGLCHKCDCDCCECCGCDC; this is encoded by the coding sequence TTGTTCGGAATCGTCAGGCCATGCAGCCATCGGCTCACGGAGGGGCTCAGGACCGAGTGGATGGCCCATCTGTGCGGTCTCTGCCTGGCACTTCGCGGTGACCACGGGCAGCTCGCGCGGGTCGTCACCAACTACGACGGGCTGATCGTCTCGGTTCTGACGGAGGCTCAGTCCGAGCGCGTCACGGGATGGCGGCGTACGGCCGGCCCCTGTCCACTGCGCGCGATGCGCACGGCGCCCGTCGCCCAGGGCGAGGGGGCCAGACTGGCGGCGGCCGTCTCCCTCGTACTGGCCTCGGCGAAGATGCGGGACCACGTCGCCGACCGGGACGGGGTGTTGGCCCGCAGGCCGGTGGCCGCGGCAGCCCGGCGGGTCGCCGCCGGCTGGGACAGGGCGGGCGCGCGTACGGGCGCGTCGCTGGGCTTCGACACCGCGCTGCTGGTCGACGCGGTGGACCGGCAGGCCGGGATCGAGGCGCTGGCAGGGCCCGGCACCCCGGTCCTCACGGTCACCGAACCGGCCGAGACGGCCACCGCGGCGGCCTTCGCGCACACCGCCGTACTCGCCGGCAGGCCGCAGAACGCGGCGCCGCTGGCGGAGGCCGGCCGCCTCTTCGGGAGGCTCGCGCACCTGCTGGACGCCGTGGAGGACCTGGAAGCTGACGCCGCGTCGGGTGCCTGGAACCCGCTGACGGCGACCGGCACCGGCCTCGCCGAGGCGCGCCGGCTGTGCGACGACGCGGTGCACGGTGTACGGCTCGCGCTGCGCGACGCCTCCTTCACAGACGACAGGCTGGCGCACGTCCTGCTGGCCCACGAGCTGAGCCGGTCCGTGGACCGGGCGTTCGGTACGACGGCCTGCGGTCACCAGGGCCAGGTCCAGGCGTACGGGACGCCGCCGCCCGGGGCCGGTCACGGCGGCGGTGGTCCGTACGGCGCGAACAATCCCTACGGGGGCGGCGGGGCCGGCGCCCCCGGCGGCGGGTACGGCGCCTACGGCGGTCCGGGCGTGCCCGGTGGTCCTGGTGGTCCCGGTGGTCCCGGTGGGATGCCGCCGGGGTTCACCGGCGAGCCGCACCGGCCCGGCAGGCGCGGCTTCTGGGCGGGGTGCGCCGCCGCGGTCGGGCTGTGCTGCACCTGCCGGCTCTGCTGCGCCAAGGAGTACGAGGGGGCCTGGTCGCGCAAGAAGCGCGAAGGGCTCTGCCACAAGTGCGACTGCGACTGCTGCGAGTGTTGCGGCTGCGACTGCTGA
- a CDS encoding acyl-CoA dehydrogenase family protein, which yields MSVSSKLPPFDPSDPIGIDDLLAPEDLAVRATVRTWAADRVMPHIADWYERGELPDIRDLARELGSIGALGMSLEGYGCAGASAVQYGLACLELEAADSGIRSLVSVQGSLAMYAIHRFGSEEQKQRWLPGMAAGEIIGCFGLTEPDHGSDPAGMRTYAKKDGSDWVLTGRKMWITNGSVAGVAVVWAQTDDGIRGFVVPTDAAGFSAPEIKHKWSLRASVTSELVMDEVRLPADAVLPDVTGLKGPLSCLSHARYGIVWGAMGAARASFEAAVDYAKTREQFGKPIGGFQLTQAKLADMAVELHKGILLAHHLGQRMDAGRLRPEQVSFGKLNNVREAIEICRTSRTILGANGISLEYPVMRHATNLESVLTYEGTVEMHQLVLGKALTGLDAFR from the coding sequence ATGTCCGTATCTTCGAAGCTTCCGCCGTTCGACCCCAGCGACCCGATCGGCATCGACGATCTGCTGGCACCCGAGGACCTCGCCGTCCGCGCGACCGTACGCACGTGGGCCGCCGACCGGGTCATGCCGCACATCGCCGACTGGTACGAGCGCGGCGAGCTCCCCGACATCCGTGACCTGGCACGGGAGCTCGGCTCGATCGGCGCCCTCGGCATGTCGCTGGAGGGCTACGGCTGCGCCGGCGCCTCCGCCGTCCAGTACGGCCTCGCCTGCCTGGAGCTGGAGGCCGCCGACTCCGGCATCCGCTCGCTCGTCTCCGTACAGGGCTCCCTCGCCATGTACGCGATCCACCGCTTCGGGTCCGAGGAGCAGAAGCAGCGCTGGCTGCCCGGCATGGCCGCGGGCGAGATCATCGGCTGCTTCGGGCTGACCGAGCCCGACCACGGCTCCGACCCGGCCGGGATGCGGACGTACGCCAAGAAGGACGGCTCCGACTGGGTGCTGACGGGCCGCAAGATGTGGATCACGAACGGGTCGGTGGCGGGCGTGGCCGTCGTCTGGGCGCAGACGGACGACGGCATTCGCGGCTTCGTCGTACCGACCGACGCCGCCGGCTTCTCGGCGCCCGAGATCAAGCACAAGTGGTCACTGCGCGCCTCGGTCACCAGCGAGCTGGTCATGGACGAGGTGCGGCTGCCCGCCGACGCCGTACTGCCGGACGTCACGGGGCTCAAGGGGCCGCTGAGCTGTCTGAGCCACGCGCGGTACGGCATCGTGTGGGGCGCGATGGGCGCCGCCCGCGCCAGTTTCGAGGCCGCGGTCGACTACGCGAAGACGCGCGAGCAGTTCGGAAAGCCGATCGGCGGCTTCCAGCTCACCCAGGCCAAGCTCGCCGACATGGCGGTCGAACTCCACAAGGGCATCCTGCTTGCCCACCACCTCGGGCAGCGCATGGACGCGGGGCGGCTGCGCCCCGAGCAGGTCAGTTTCGGCAAGCTGAACAACGTGCGGGAGGCGATCGAGATCTGCCGCACGAGCAGGACGATTCTCGGCGCGAACGGGATCTCGCTGGAGTACCCGGTGATGCGGCACGCGACCAACCTCGAATCGGTGCTCACCTACGAGGGCACCGTCGAAATGCATCAGCTCGTACTGGGCAAGGCGCTCACCGGTCTTGACGCCTTCCGGTGA
- a CDS encoding cell division protein SepF, giving the protein MGSVRKASAWLGLVEDSDDDRYYDDEYAEGSNESAEPWVTDPRVRAVSESAEDKSPRIATVTPDGFRDARSIGELFRDGVPVIMNLTSMEPADAKRIVDFAAGLTFGLRGSIERVANRVFLLSPADTEVVSGEAAGRDTHGFFNQS; this is encoded by the coding sequence ATGGGATCGGTGCGCAAGGCCAGTGCCTGGCTCGGGCTCGTCGAGGACAGCGACGACGACCGCTACTACGACGACGAGTACGCCGAGGGAAGCAACGAGAGTGCCGAGCCCTGGGTCACGGACCCGCGGGTCCGGGCGGTCTCCGAGTCCGCCGAGGACAAGAGCCCCAGAATCGCCACGGTCACCCCGGACGGCTTCCGGGACGCGCGTAGCATCGGCGAGCTGTTCCGGGACGGCGTCCCGGTGATCATGAACCTCACGTCCATGGAGCCCGCCGATGCCAAGCGCATCGTCGACTTCGCCGCCGGCCTCACCTTCGGCCTGCGCGGTTCGATCGAGCGCGTCGCGAACCGGGTCTTCCTGCTGAGCCCCGCGGACACCGAGGTCGTCAGCGGCGAGGCCGCGGGCCGCGACACGCACGGTTTCTTCAACCAGAGCTGA
- a CDS encoding MFS transporter: protein MSGTTTAGTQRSAGAPGHRPDGRAAKAVGGNRWVVLVVLCVSLLLVALDATILHIAVPAVSEDLRPGAMELLWIVDAYPLVCASLLILFGTLGDRVGRRRVLLLGYGLFGGASALAACADDPHVLIAARALLGVGGAMIMPATLSILRQVFPDRRERAVAIGIWTAVAAIGAATGPVLGGFLIQHFWWGSVFLINIPLMVLILPAGRWLLPESRGSGQGPWDVLGALMAAAGVLGVVLGVKRIGGGEGIADARTLLPLLAGAALLVLFVRRQRTRANPLIDVTMFARAAFSTSVGCIVLAMLALVGLELIAVQYLQLVLGLRPLETGLRLLPLTFAAMAAGATGSYTLQRLGPRAMVSSGFALTAAAVLVLTLMGQHDRPALLTAGFVMLGFGLQTTLFGAYESMLSEAPAEHAGGAAAIGETSYQLGAGMGIALLGSVMNAAYVPGVAGVPGVSSADSAGAANSLGEAYTVAERIGGPAGDALRTAARHAFVHGLHVTLFVSAGLLLLGALAALRLPRLMECGARAEKECASEREKECASEREEKECASEPSPQVTVPASREYAERAGSGRVAR, encoded by the coding sequence ATGTCAGGGACGACCACGGCCGGAACACAGCGGTCTGCGGGCGCCCCCGGGCACCGGCCGGACGGCCGGGCGGCGAAGGCGGTCGGGGGCAACCGCTGGGTCGTACTCGTCGTCCTGTGCGTCAGCCTGCTGCTGGTCGCCCTCGACGCGACGATCCTGCACATCGCCGTCCCTGCCGTCTCCGAGGACCTGCGTCCCGGAGCGATGGAACTGCTGTGGATCGTCGACGCCTATCCGCTGGTCTGCGCCTCCCTGCTGATCCTGTTCGGCACGCTCGGCGACCGCGTCGGCCGCCGCCGCGTCCTGCTGCTCGGCTACGGGCTCTTCGGCGGCGCGTCCGCGCTCGCCGCCTGCGCCGACGACCCGCACGTCCTCATCGCGGCCCGCGCCCTGCTCGGCGTCGGCGGCGCGATGATCATGCCCGCGACGTTGTCGATCCTCCGTCAGGTCTTCCCCGACCGGCGCGAGCGCGCCGTCGCCATCGGCATCTGGACGGCGGTCGCGGCGATAGGGGCCGCCACCGGGCCGGTGCTCGGCGGCTTCCTGATCCAGCACTTCTGGTGGGGCTCGGTCTTCCTCATCAACATCCCGCTGATGGTGCTGATACTGCCGGCCGGCCGCTGGCTGCTGCCGGAGTCCCGGGGGAGCGGCCAGGGCCCGTGGGACGTCCTCGGCGCGCTGATGGCGGCGGCCGGTGTACTCGGCGTCGTGCTCGGTGTGAAACGGATCGGCGGCGGTGAGGGCATCGCCGACGCCAGGACGCTGCTGCCGCTGCTCGCCGGCGCCGCGCTGCTCGTTCTCTTCGTACGGCGGCAGAGGACGCGGGCCAATCCGCTGATCGACGTGACGATGTTCGCGCGGGCCGCCTTCTCCACGTCCGTGGGATGCATCGTCCTGGCGATGCTCGCGCTGGTCGGCCTGGAGCTGATCGCCGTCCAGTACCTCCAACTGGTGCTCGGCCTGAGGCCGCTGGAGACGGGACTGCGGCTGCTGCCGCTGACCTTCGCCGCGATGGCGGCCGGCGCCACCGGCTCGTACACCCTCCAGCGCCTCGGCCCGCGCGCGATGGTCTCGTCCGGCTTCGCGCTGACCGCGGCGGCCGTCCTCGTACTGACCCTGATGGGGCAGCACGACCGGCCCGCGCTGCTGACCGCCGGCTTCGTGATGCTCGGCTTCGGGCTCCAGACCACGCTGTTCGGGGCGTACGAGTCGATGCTGAGCGAGGCCCCGGCCGAGCACGCGGGCGGCGCCGCAGCCATCGGCGAGACCTCCTACCAGCTCGGGGCCGGCATGGGTATCGCGCTGCTCGGCAGCGTCATGAACGCCGCGTACGTGCCCGGCGTGGCAGGCGTCCCCGGTGTCTCCTCGGCGGACAGCGCGGGCGCGGCCAACTCGCTCGGTGAGGCGTACACGGTCGCGGAGCGGATCGGCGGACCCGCCGGTGACGCGCTGCGCACCGCCGCGCGGCACGCCTTCGTCCACGGCCTGCATGTGACGCTCTTCGTCAGCGCGGGCCTGCTGCTCCTCGGCGCGCTGGCCGCGCTGAGGCTGCCGCGGCTGATGGAGTGCGGTGCGCGGGCGGAGAAGGAGTGCGCGAGCGAGCGGGAGAAGGAGTGCGCGAGCGAGCGGGAGGAGAAGGAGTGCGCGAGCGAGCCTTCGCCGCAGGTGACGGTGCCGGCGTCCCGTGAGTACGCCGAACGGGCCGGGTCTGGACGGGTCGCGCGGTGA
- a CDS encoding DUF1684 domain-containing protein, whose translation MSTDPRQDWNDWHQQRTGTVSAPYGPLSLTGTHWLADYPEGRIPGVPGRWTAEGDEVVLTASPEDGISLDGELLTGEARLTADTGPIPDSRVEAAGRRLVVLRREGLWAVRVFDPESPARRAFAGMEVTPYDEKWALAGRFRPYAAGRTTLQVENADGRTRGLGLAGEIAFGIEGEEYTLQVAVEGDGSLWAVFADATSGAGSYRFRFLRPPAPAADGVVSVDFNRALLPPCAFADHFICPFPPPGNTLPVPVPAGERRVSRGDGR comes from the coding sequence ATGAGCACAGACCCGCGGCAGGACTGGAACGACTGGCACCAGCAGCGCACCGGGACGGTCTCCGCGCCGTACGGTCCGCTCTCGCTCACGGGCACGCACTGGCTCGCCGACTACCCGGAAGGCCGTATTCCGGGCGTGCCGGGCCGGTGGACCGCCGAGGGTGACGAGGTTGTACTGACCGCCTCGCCCGAGGACGGGATCAGCCTCGACGGCGAGCTCCTGACCGGCGAGGCCCGGCTGACCGCGGACACCGGGCCCATTCCGGATTCCCGCGTAGAGGCGGCCGGGCGGCGGCTGGTCGTGCTGCGCCGCGAAGGGCTCTGGGCGGTACGTGTCTTCGACCCCGAGTCCCCGGCGAGGCGGGCGTTCGCGGGCATGGAGGTGACGCCGTACGACGAGAAGTGGGCGCTGGCGGGCCGGTTCCGTCCGTACGCCGCCGGGCGCACCACCCTCCAGGTCGAGAACGCGGACGGGCGCACGCGCGGGCTCGGCCTCGCCGGGGAGATCGCCTTCGGCATCGAGGGCGAGGAGTACACGCTCCAGGTCGCGGTCGAGGGCGACGGCTCGCTGTGGGCGGTCTTCGCCGACGCGACCAGCGGCGCCGGCTCGTACCGCTTCCGCTTCCTGCGGCCACCCGCGCCCGCCGCCGACGGCGTGGTGAGCGTCGACTTCAACCGGGCGCTGCTGCCGCCGTGCGCCTTCGCCGACCACTTCATCTGCCCGTTCCCGCCGCCGGGCAACACGCTGCCGGTTCCGGTACCGGCGGGGGAGCGGCGCGTTTCCCGGGGGGACGGCCGCTGA